A genomic region of Miscanthus floridulus cultivar M001 chromosome 3, ASM1932011v1, whole genome shotgun sequence contains the following coding sequences:
- the LOC136541514 gene encoding protein Rf1, mitochondrial-like: protein MSSRTRPPWLKKLKRIIGRRLRSGSLTPEAASLLCDEVLPSIQRLSPQPAVSAAADVWRAERRPSWELEQFIGKCYRSGDLGPEDALDLFDELLPQARPGSVYALNQLLTTVARAPVSSTMREGPALAVSLFNRMVKKVAPNIGTYNILISCCCGAGCLNLGFAALGQIIKTGLRPQAMTFTPLLRTLCAEKRTSDAVNIVVRRMPELGCTPSVFSYNTLLKGLCAEKKCEEAVELIHMMAEGGDNCPPDVVSYNTVIDGLFKEGEIRKAYTLFHEMLDHGIPPNVVTCTSIIDGLCKVKAMDKAEEVLRQMIDEHIMPNCTTYNSLIHGYLSLGQWKEAVRIHNEMSRDGQRPNVVTYNMLIDCLCKSGWCAEARDIFNSMIQSSEKPNVSTYRSLLHGYATEGNLVEMNNVKDLMVQNGMRLDLHVFNIQLYAYCKCGRLDDAILTFNKMQQLGLMPDIVTYNTVIDGLCKIGRLDDAMSQFSQMIHDGLSANIITFRILIHGFSMYGKWEKTEELFYEMMDRGIPPDVNVFNAMIDKLFKEGKVTEAQKLFDLMPLAGVKPDIVTYSTMIHGYFLAGEVDEVMKLLDDMLSIGLKPTAVTFNTLLDGMVSMGLKPDVVTCKTLIDSCCEDGRIEDVLTVFREMLSKADKTDTITENIIS, encoded by the coding sequence ATGTCGAGCCGGACGCGCCCGCCTTGGTTGAAGAAGCTGAAGCGGATCATTGGACGGCGCCTCCGCTCGGGAAGTCTCACCCCTGAGGCCGCGAGCCTACTCTGCGACGAGGTGCTCCCATCGATCCAAAGGCTTTCCCCACAGCCGGCCGTTTCCGCAGCGGCGGACGTGTGGAGGGCCGAACGCCGCCCTTCCTGGGAGCTGGAGCAGTTCATCGGGAAGTGTTACCGATCGGGGGACCTCGGCCCCGAGGACGCACTCGATCTATTCGACGAATTGCTTCCTCAAGCGAGGCCCGGCTCCGTTTATGCCCTCAACCAGCTGCTCACCACCGTCGCTCGCGCCCCGGTCTCCTCCACCATGCGCGAAGGCCCTGCGCTCGCCGTGTCCCTGTTCAACCGCATGGTCAAGAAGGTGGCTCCAAACATAGGTACCTACAACATCCTCATCAGTTGCTGCTGCGGTGCAGGATGCTTGAATCTCGGCTTCGCCGCATTGGGCCAAATCATTAAGACGGGATTGAGGCCACAAGCCATGACCTTCACGCCCCTGCTCAGGACCCTCTGTGCTGAGAAGAGGACGAGTGATGCGGTGAATATTGTGGTCAGGCGGATGCCTGAGCTCGGCTGCACCCCCAGTGTCTTCTCCTACAACACACTACTCAAAGGGCTATGTGCTGAGAAGAAATGTGAAGAGGCTGTCGAGCTGATCCACATGATGGCTGAAGGTGGAGACAACTGCCCACCTGATGTGGTGTCCTATAACACTGTAATCGATGGCTTGTTTAAAGAGGGTGAGATACGGAAAGCTTACACCCTGTTTCATGAAATGCTTGATCATGGGATCCCGCCAAATGTTGTGACCTGCACTTCAATCATTGATGGCCTATGCAAGGTTAAAGCAAtggacaaggctgaggaggtccTTCGGCAGATGATTGACGAACATATTATGCCTAATTGTACTACATATAACAGTCTGATCCACGGATACCTCTCTCTTGGACAGTGGAAAGAGGCAGTCAGAATTCACAACGAAATGTCTAGAGATGGGCAACGGCCAAATGTTGTTACTTACAATATGCTGATAGACTGTCTCTGTAAATCTGGATGGTGCGCAGAAGCTAGAGATATCTTTAATTCTATGATTCAGAGCAGTGAAAAACCCAATGTTTCCACCTATAGAAGTCTGCTTCATGGGTATGCTACCGAAGGCAATCTTGTTGAAATGAACAATGTCAAAGATTTGATGGTACAAAATGGAATGCGACTTGACCTTCATGTCTTCAACATACAGTTGTATGCATACTGTAAATGTGGAAGGCTAGATGATGCAATCCTTACATTTAACAAAATGCAGCAGCTCGGATTGATGCCAGACATAGTCACCTACAACACAGTGATAGATGGGCTTTGCAAGATAGGCCGGCTGGACGATGCAATGTCCCAATTTTCTCAGATGATTCATGATGGATTGTCTGCCAATATCATAACATTTAGAATCCTAATTCATGGTTTTTCTATGTACGGCAAATGGGAGAAGACTGAGGAACTATTTTATGAGATGATGGATAGAGGCATTCCTCCTGATGTCAATGTGTTCAATGCAATGATAGACAAGCTATTCAAAGAAGGAAAGGTTACAGAGGCCCAAAAACTCTTTGATTTGATGCCCCTTGCAGGTGTGAAACCTGATATTGTTACCTATAGTACAATGATTCATGGGTATTTCTTAGCTGGTGAAGTGGACGAAGTGATGAAGCTCCTTGATGATATGCTCTCGATTGGCTTGAAACCCACTGCTGTTACCTTTAATACTTTACTTGATGGCATGGTCTCTATGGGATTGAAACCTGATGTTGTTACCTGTAAGACTTTGATTGATAGCTGCTGTGAAGACGGTAGGATAGAGGATGTATTAACTGTGTTCAGAGAAATGTTGAGCAAGGCAGATAAGACTGATACTATAACGGAAAATATAATTTCGTGA